The Helianthus annuus cultivar XRQ/B chromosome 16, HanXRQr2.0-SUNRISE, whole genome shotgun sequence genome includes a window with the following:
- the LOC110918498 gene encoding ubiquitin carboxyl-terminal hydrolase 4: MGATGSKLEKALGDQFPEGERYFGLENFGNTCYCNSVLQALYFCVPFREQLLEYYGNVKNPGDVEENLLTCLAELFMQISTQKKKTGVIAPKRFVQRVKKENELFRGYMHQDAHEFLNFLLNELVDILEKEANSAKASKELSSPPEKIPNGIHVAHANGVRKEPLVTWVHKNFQGILTNETKCLRCETVTARDETFLDLSLDIEQNSSITSCLKNFSSTETLNAEDKFFCDKCCSLQEAQKRMKIKKPPHILVIHLKRFKYMEQLGRYKKLSYRVVFPLELKLTNTMEDADCEYSLFAVVVHVGSGPNHGHYVSLVKSHNHWLFFDDENVEMIDESAVQTSFGSAQEYASNTDHGYILFYESLAANNDH, translated from the exons ATGGGCGCTACGGGGTCTAAGCTCGAGAAAGCTCTAGGAGACCAGTTTCCTGAAGGTGAACGGTATTTTGGACTTGAAAACTTCGGTAACACTTGCTATTGTAACAGCGTGCTTCAG GCTTTATATTTTTGTGTTCCATTTCGTGAGCAATTACTTGAATATTATGGAAATGTTAAAAATCCCGGGGACGTAGAAGAAAATCTCCTTACGTGTTTGGCAGAACTGTTTATGCAG ATTAGTACACAAAAGAAGAAAACAGGCGTTATTGCTCCCAAACGCTTTGTACAAAGAGTGAAGAAAGAAAATGAGCTTTTTCGTGGTTACATGCATCAG GATGCGCACGAATTTTTGAATTTCTTGTTAAACGAACTAGTTGACATACTAGAGAAAGAAGCCAATTCAGCAAAAGCTTCAAAAGAACTTTCGTCACCTCCTGAAAAGATTCCCAACGGGATACATGTTGCTCATGCCAACGGTGTACGGAAAGAGCCCTTGGTTACCTGGGTTCACAAAAACTTTCAG GGTATACTTACAAATGAAACAAAGTGTTTAAGATGTGAGACTGTGACTGCAAGGGATGAGACATTTTTAGATTTGAGTCTTGATATTGAGCAGAACAGTTCGATTACAAGCTGTTTAAAGAACTTCAGCTCCACCGAGACCTTAAATGCCGAGGATAAGTTTTTCTGTGATAAATGCTGCAG TTTGCAGGAAGCACAAAAGAGGATGAAGATCAAGAAACCACCACatattttggtcatacatttgaAGCGTTTCAAGTACATGGAACAGCTGGGCAGGTACAAAAAGTTATCATACCGTGTCGTTTTCCCTCTTGAGCTGAAGCTAACCAACACAATGGAAGATGCGGATTGCGAATACTCGTTATTTGCGGTGGTGGTTCATGTTGGAAGCGGGCCCAACCACGGACATTACGTAAGTCTGGTCAAAAGCCACAACCACTGGTTGTTCTTTGATGATGAAAACGTGGAAATGATCGATGAATCCGCTGTTCAAACCTCGTTCGGGTCGGCCCAAGAGTATGCTAGCAACACTGATCACGGGTATATCTTGTTCTATGAGAGCCTTGCTGCCAACAATGATCATTGA